In Chlamydiota bacterium, one genomic interval encodes:
- the thrS gene encoding Threonine--tRNA ligase: protein MIKLFFKDSELKIEKNTPLIEIVKQLNLTEPHVGLGIFVNGELKDFSYVLQDQDHVEVLSFDDPMGKKIFWHTSAHVLAQAILRLFPDATPTIGPPIEEGFYYDFANLHISIEDFPKIEKEIKAVLKENFKSEKLVFASKKEAIDAFKGNPYKKEIIQEIPDGESLTAYRQGEFFDLCRGPHLYNLGKIKAFKLLKVSGAYWRGKSENEMLTRIYGISFPNKDMLKDYLFRL from the coding sequence ATGATTAAGCTTTTTTTTAAAGATTCTGAATTAAAAATAGAAAAAAACACGCCTCTTATCGAAATTGTCAAACAGTTAAACCTTACGGAACCTCACGTAGGTTTGGGTATTTTTGTCAATGGCGAATTGAAAGATTTTTCCTATGTATTACAAGATCAAGACCACGTTGAAGTTTTATCCTTTGATGATCCGATGGGGAAAAAAATCTTCTGGCACACTTCTGCCCACGTGCTTGCACAAGCCATATTGCGTCTCTTTCCAGATGCCACACCCACCATTGGCCCTCCTATCGAAGAAGGATTTTATTACGATTTTGCCAACTTGCACATCTCGATTGAAGATTTTCCAAAAATTGAAAAAGAGATCAAAGCAGTTTTGAAAGAAAATTTTAAATCTGAAAAACTTGTGTTTGCTTCTAAAAAGGAAGCCATCGATGCATTTAAAGGCAACCCATATAAAAAAGAAATCATTCAAGAAATTCCAGATGGAGAATCTCTTACAGCTTACCGCCAGGGCGAATTTTTCGATCTTTGTCGTGGTCCTCATCTTTACAATTTAGGCAAAATCAAAGCGTTTAAATTGTTAAAGGTTTCGGGAGCTTATTGGAGAGGAAAATCTGAAAACGAAATGCTCACACGCATTTACGGCATTTCTTTTCCTAATAAGGATATGCTCAAAGACTACCTCTTCAGACT
- the lplT gene encoding Lysophospholipid transporter LplT — translation MKKRFSISSFAYLNCTQFLGVLNDNLFKILIVFLLIGIYGTAEASSVLAKVGATFVLPFLLFSQTSGILADKVSKKKITVGVKWLELFIAIVGVFVFFYQLAWAAYVMLFLMATQSAIFGPAKYGIVPELVEKDQIAKANGSLTASMYLACIIGTFLASFLTDMTDKHLTFAVLFCVLVAVVGLLSSFKIQPTPKIGTEKKLNTFPLKELYQTLKESTKRPFLITAIVSSSFFLFVAAFIQLNIIPFAIQRLNLDETKGGYLFLFSAIGIASGSFLAGKLSKRGKFTISYFGALGMALSFILTALFSSHLIAVIVILILMGVFGGLFVVPMDTFIQTQSPENMRGQVIATNSFLSFLGVLVASFLLFILEPFGPYASSLGFFVVGILIFCMSFLILRADIEDILYYASRLKFLFKKNKPEHTLFEIPKLLIIPNFSKKLFWKAIFTFKNVHPCLSFENFGIRGFLLRLIGIRFTKHEKYDMKGFLKRIVKKQTSLLFFQDQWEKTALDDIISQLDIPKSDVLLLKEEDNRFVPTPYFET, via the coding sequence ATGAAAAAAAGATTTTCCATTTCCTCTTTCGCCTACTTAAATTGTACGCAATTTTTGGGCGTATTAAACGACAACCTATTTAAAATATTGATTGTCTTTTTGCTCATTGGAATCTATGGGACCGCAGAAGCAAGCAGTGTTTTGGCAAAAGTCGGAGCCACGTTTGTTTTGCCCTTTCTCCTCTTTTCGCAAACATCGGGTATCCTAGCTGATAAAGTTTCAAAAAAGAAAATCACTGTGGGCGTAAAATGGCTAGAACTTTTTATTGCCATTGTGGGCGTATTTGTCTTTTTCTACCAACTTGCCTGGGCAGCGTACGTCATGCTCTTTTTGATGGCCACGCAAAGCGCCATTTTTGGCCCTGCAAAATATGGCATTGTTCCAGAGCTTGTCGAAAAAGATCAAATTGCCAAAGCTAATGGATCTTTAACAGCTTCTATGTATTTGGCCTGTATTATTGGAACGTTTTTAGCCTCCTTTCTTACAGATATGACAGACAAGCATCTTACCTTTGCTGTGTTATTTTGCGTTCTTGTTGCTGTAGTTGGCTTGCTTTCAAGCTTTAAAATTCAGCCGACACCCAAAATTGGCACTGAAAAAAAACTCAATACGTTTCCTTTAAAAGAACTGTATCAAACGCTTAAAGAAAGCACAAAACGCCCTTTTTTAATTACAGCGATCGTATCATCCTCCTTTTTTCTTTTTGTGGCTGCGTTTATTCAGCTCAACATCATTCCTTTTGCCATACAGCGTCTGAATTTAGATGAAACAAAAGGGGGATACTTATTTTTATTCTCCGCGATCGGCATTGCTTCGGGATCTTTTTTGGCAGGTAAACTTTCTAAGAGAGGAAAATTTACTATCAGTTATTTCGGAGCTTTAGGGATGGCTCTATCCTTTATTTTAACTGCACTTTTTTCCTCACATTTGATTGCCGTCATTGTCATCCTTATTTTAATGGGTGTTTTTGGAGGACTTTTTGTCGTTCCTATGGACACATTTATTCAAACGCAAAGTCCAGAAAATATGCGCGGGCAAGTGATTGCTACAAATAGTTTTTTGAGTTTTCTAGGTGTTTTAGTGGCCTCTTTTTTACTTTTTATCTTGGAACCTTTTGGCCCTTACGCGTCTTCTCTTGGCTTTTTCGTGGTCGGGATTTTAATCTTTTGTATGTCTTTTCTTATTTTGCGCGCGGATATTGAAGATATACTATATTATGCCTCGCGCCTTAAATTCCTATTCAAAAAAAATAAACCTGAACATACACTTTTTGAAATTCCTAAACTCTTAATTATACCCAACTTTTCTAAAAAATTATTTTGGAAGGCCATTTTTACATTTAAAAACGTTCATCCCTGTTTAAGTTTTGAAAATTTTGGTATTCGGGGTTTTTTATTACGACTCATTGGTATTCGTTTCACAAAACACGAAAAATATGATATGAAAGGCTTTTTGAAACGCATCGTAAAAAAACAAACTTCTTTGCTCTTTTTCCAAGATCAGTGGGAAAAAACGGCGCTAGATGACATTATATCTCAACTCGATATCCCCAAATCAGATGTCTTACTCTTAAAAGAAGAAGACAACCGATTTGTTCCTACGCCTTATTTTGAGACTTAA